The Microbacterium paraoxydans genome includes a window with the following:
- a CDS encoding alpha/beta fold hydrolase, with protein MDIILIPGLWLDASSWDDVVPALERAGHRPHPLTMPGLDASAETAAGVGIDDWVAAAVAAVDAAEGDVVVVGHSGGGNVAWGVADARPDRVARVVFVDTVPPPPGSGISEFPVQDGVVPFPGWGFFPDEDVHDLDDETRARTAPLTHSVPARVPTDELALHDHDPARYRIPVTLLMGGLDQDAFDAVISQWGPYAEEYRAIGDAEVVRIGSGHWPQFSAPERLAELLVRAIDR; from the coding sequence ATGGACATCATCCTCATCCCCGGCCTCTGGCTCGACGCCTCCAGCTGGGACGACGTCGTGCCTGCCCTCGAGCGCGCCGGCCACCGCCCTCATCCGCTGACCATGCCCGGGCTCGACGCGTCTGCGGAGACGGCGGCGGGTGTCGGGATCGACGACTGGGTCGCCGCCGCGGTCGCCGCCGTCGATGCCGCGGAGGGCGACGTGGTGGTCGTCGGACACAGCGGCGGAGGCAACGTCGCCTGGGGCGTCGCCGACGCGCGACCGGACCGCGTGGCCCGGGTCGTCTTCGTCGACACCGTGCCGCCGCCCCCGGGCTCGGGCATCAGCGAGTTCCCGGTGCAGGACGGCGTCGTCCCGTTCCCGGGCTGGGGTTTCTTCCCCGACGAGGACGTGCACGATCTGGACGACGAGACTCGTGCGAGGACGGCCCCGCTCACGCACAGCGTCCCCGCGCGGGTGCCGACGGACGAGCTCGCTCTGCACGACCACGACCCGGCACGGTATCGCATCCCGGTCACCCTGCTGATGGGAGGGCTGGACCAGGACGCCTTCGACGCGGTGATCAGCCAGTGGGGTCCGTACGCCGAGGAGTATCGGGCGATCGGCGACGCCGAGGTCGTCCGGATCGGCTCGGGACACTGGCCGCAGTTCTCGGCGCCCGAGCGTCTCGCGGAGCTCCTCGTGCGCGCGATCGATCGCTGA
- a CDS encoding PLP-dependent aminotransferase family protein — protein sequence MASRLVTQLGTQDIDDASASGLADRIRALILDGRLTVGERLPSERALALELRRSRSTITRAYGVLEAGGYVSRHHGGSTRVTLPHGPSAAAPDADDEAIDLSIASMDSTPGLYDATVRSLPRLAALRGTSGYSLQGLPELREAVARRFTERGAATSADEIMITSGALNAVNLILTAIGRRGERALVEQPTFPHALEALHRHGYRLVPTPVDTDGWDARHLTDTLRTARPHVAYLIPDFHNPTGATLPQEERSRIATTARNTGTHLIVDETTAELDIDRGWAPTPMAAEGPNVITVGSMSKIAWGGMRIGWIRAERSVIARLLAARPSFELGTALLEQCIAVELLDDVPALTQHVRRRLTAGREAVTAGIAGIPGMRMPETPGGLSAWIDLGAPLSTTLSLAARERGLILPPGPRFTTGGVLERRLRIPITLPPERATEAMTRLAQARADVRGGGVNTVDDLAHAAVI from the coding sequence ATGGCCTCCCGTCTCGTCACTCAGCTCGGCACCCAGGACATCGACGATGCCTCGGCGTCGGGCCTGGCTGACCGCATCAGGGCCCTCATCCTCGATGGACGACTCACGGTCGGCGAGAGACTGCCGAGCGAACGAGCCCTCGCCCTCGAGCTGAGGCGGTCACGCTCGACCATCACCCGCGCCTACGGCGTTCTCGAGGCCGGCGGCTACGTGTCCCGGCATCATGGCGGAAGCACCAGAGTGACCCTCCCGCACGGCCCGTCGGCCGCCGCCCCCGACGCGGACGACGAGGCGATCGACCTGTCGATCGCCTCGATGGACTCGACCCCCGGCCTGTACGACGCGACCGTGCGGTCCCTCCCCCGGCTGGCGGCCCTGCGGGGGACGAGCGGCTACTCGCTGCAGGGCCTTCCCGAGCTCCGAGAAGCCGTGGCCCGCCGATTCACCGAACGCGGCGCGGCGACCTCGGCCGACGAGATCATGATCACCTCGGGCGCCCTGAACGCCGTCAACCTCATCCTCACGGCGATCGGCCGCCGCGGCGAACGCGCCCTCGTGGAGCAGCCGACCTTCCCGCATGCGCTCGAGGCTCTGCACCGGCACGGCTACCGCCTGGTGCCGACACCGGTCGACACCGACGGCTGGGACGCCCGGCACCTCACCGACACCCTGCGGACAGCGCGCCCGCACGTCGCGTACCTCATCCCGGACTTCCACAACCCCACCGGAGCGACGCTGCCGCAGGAGGAGCGGTCCCGGATCGCGACGACGGCCCGCAACACCGGCACGCACCTGATCGTCGACGAGACGACGGCGGAGCTGGACATCGACCGGGGATGGGCCCCGACGCCGATGGCAGCCGAGGGCCCGAACGTGATCACGGTGGGATCGATGTCGAAGATCGCGTGGGGAGGCATGCGCATCGGGTGGATCCGCGCCGAGCGCTCGGTCATCGCCCGGCTGCTGGCCGCCCGCCCCTCGTTCGAGCTCGGCACGGCCCTCCTCGAGCAGTGCATCGCCGTGGAGCTGCTCGACGACGTCCCGGCACTGACCCAGCACGTCCGGCGACGCCTCACGGCCGGACGGGAGGCCGTGACCGCGGGAATCGCCGGGATCCCGGGGATGCGGATGCCGGAGACGCCCGGCGGCCTCTCCGCCTGGATCGATCTCGGCGCTCCCCTGTCGACGACCCTCTCCCTCGCTGCCCGCGAACGGGGACTCATCCTGCCGCCCGGACCGCGCTTCACGACCGGCGGCGTGCTGGAGCGGCGACTCCGGATCCCGATCACGCTCCCGCCCGAGCGTGCGACGGAGGCGATGACGCGCCTGGCGCAGGCCCGGGCGGACGTGCGCGGCGGTGGAGTGAACACCGTCGACGACCTCGCGCACGCGGCCGTGATCTGA
- a CDS encoding beta-ketoacyl-ACP reductase produces the protein MSAERVVLVTGGNRGIGRAIAERFVREGYRVAVTARSGEGPEGTLTVRADVTDAAALDAAFTEVEQQLGPVEIVVANAGITKDTLLMRMSEDDFDSVVATNLGGTFRVVKRASKAMLRARFGRVILISSVVGLYGSAGQTNYAASKSALVGFARSLTRELGGRGITANVVAPGFIETDMTAELPEETQKQYKANIPAGRFATPDEVAGVVTWLASDDAGYISGAVIPVDGGLGMGH, from the coding sequence ATGAGCGCGGAGCGCGTCGTCCTCGTCACCGGAGGCAACCGCGGCATCGGCCGCGCTATCGCCGAGCGCTTCGTGCGGGAGGGCTACCGGGTGGCGGTGACCGCTCGCAGCGGAGAGGGTCCGGAAGGCACCCTGACGGTGCGCGCCGACGTCACGGACGCCGCCGCTCTCGACGCGGCCTTCACCGAGGTGGAGCAGCAGCTGGGTCCGGTGGAGATCGTCGTCGCCAACGCCGGCATCACCAAGGACACCCTGCTCATGCGCATGAGCGAGGACGACTTCGACAGCGTCGTGGCCACGAACCTCGGCGGCACCTTCCGCGTCGTCAAGCGTGCGTCGAAGGCGATGCTGCGGGCACGGTTCGGACGGGTCATCCTCATCTCCAGCGTCGTGGGCCTGTACGGCTCCGCCGGGCAGACGAACTACGCCGCCTCCAAGAGCGCGCTGGTCGGTTTCGCCCGCTCGCTCACGCGCGAGCTCGGCGGGCGCGGCATCACGGCCAACGTCGTGGCACCCGGCTTCATCGAGACCGACATGACGGCGGAGCTCCCCGAGGAGACGCAGAAGCAGTACAAGGCGAACATCCCCGCGGGGCGGTTCGCGACGCCGGATGAGGTCGCGGGCGTCGTGACCTGGTTGGCGAGCGACGACGCCGGCTACATCTCGGGCGCCGTCATCCCGGTCGACGGCGGTCTCGGCATGGGGCACTGA
- the glgA gene encoding glycogen synthase codes for MRVEMITKEYPPEIYGGAGVHVAELVSALRRDIDVTVRAFGAPRDEEGTFAYRAPESLSAANPALQTLGTDLEIVSAIAGADVVHSHTWYANFAGHLASQLHGIPHVLTAHSLEPLRPWKAEQLGGGYAVSSGIEKLAYENAAAVIAVSAGMRADILRSYPQVDPARVRVIHNGIDVERWRPVQDPAFLSSIGMDPERPSVVFVGRITRQKGLPYLLQAARLLPPEVQLILCAGAPDTPEIMAEVQEGVRLLQQTREGVVWIERMLPRDELSAILAAATTFVCPSVYEPLGIVNLEAMACGAAVVGTATGGIPEVVDDGVTGRLVPIEQVQDGTGTPTDPDRFVADLAAVLTEVATDPARAREYGEAGRERARTQFSWGAIADETRALYAELSA; via the coding sequence ATGCGAGTCGAGATGATCACCAAGGAGTATCCGCCGGAGATCTACGGAGGCGCGGGTGTGCACGTCGCCGAACTCGTCTCCGCACTGCGTCGGGACATCGATGTGACGGTGCGAGCATTCGGCGCGCCGCGCGACGAGGAGGGCACCTTCGCCTACCGCGCTCCCGAGAGCCTCTCCGCCGCCAACCCGGCGCTGCAGACGCTCGGAACGGACCTGGAGATCGTGTCGGCCATCGCGGGCGCCGACGTCGTGCACAGCCATACCTGGTACGCCAACTTCGCCGGACACCTCGCCTCCCAGCTCCATGGGATCCCGCACGTGCTCACGGCGCACAGCCTCGAGCCGCTGCGGCCGTGGAAGGCCGAGCAGCTCGGGGGCGGCTACGCCGTGTCGAGCGGCATCGAGAAGCTCGCCTACGAGAACGCCGCCGCGGTGATCGCCGTGAGCGCCGGCATGCGCGCGGACATCCTCCGCAGCTATCCGCAGGTCGACCCCGCGCGGGTCCGGGTGATCCACAACGGGATCGATGTCGAGCGCTGGCGTCCGGTGCAGGATCCGGCCTTCCTCTCCTCGATCGGCATGGATCCTGAGCGCCCCTCGGTCGTCTTCGTCGGACGCATCACACGGCAGAAGGGGCTGCCCTACCTCCTGCAGGCGGCACGGCTGCTGCCGCCCGAGGTCCAGCTCATCCTCTGCGCCGGTGCTCCGGACACGCCGGAGATCATGGCGGAGGTCCAGGAGGGGGTGCGGCTGCTGCAGCAGACCCGGGAGGGCGTGGTGTGGATCGAGCGGATGCTGCCGCGGGACGAGCTGTCGGCGATCCTGGCCGCGGCGACCACCTTCGTCTGCCCCTCCGTCTACGAGCCGCTCGGGATCGTGAACCTCGAGGCCATGGCCTGCGGAGCCGCCGTCGTGGGAACCGCGACCGGCGGCATCCCCGAGGTCGTCGACGACGGCGTGACGGGCCGGCTGGTCCCCATCGAGCAGGTGCAGGACGGCACGGGCACACCGACCGACCCCGACCGCTTCGTCGCCGATCTCGCGGCAGTCCTCACCGAGGTCGCCACGGATCCGGCGCGGGCGCGGGAGTACGGCGAGGCCGGTCGGGAGCGGGCCCGCACGCAATTCAGCTGGGGCGCGATCGCCGACGAGACCCGCGCGCTCTACGCAGAGCTGTCCGCCTGA
- the serB gene encoding phosphoserine phosphatase SerB: protein MTTARFLVVLDADSTLIRNEVIELLAEEAGRRTEVQAATEAAMRGEIDFATSLRSRVATLAGVPVEAFARVRARVEPTPGVRDLTTAVHARGGVVGVVSGGFHEILDDVAPGLGVDRWRANRLEVADGALTGRVGGDIVDGAAKAFWLRTWAEELGVAPHATIAIGDGANDLPMMAVAGLGLAFNAKPAVRESASLVIGPVDLGTVIPLLP, encoded by the coding sequence GTGACCACCGCGCGATTCCTCGTCGTCCTCGATGCCGATTCCACGCTCATCCGGAACGAGGTGATCGAGCTCCTCGCCGAGGAGGCCGGCCGTCGCACCGAGGTGCAGGCGGCCACGGAAGCCGCGATGCGCGGGGAGATCGACTTCGCGACCAGCCTCCGCTCCCGGGTGGCTACCCTCGCGGGCGTTCCCGTCGAGGCGTTCGCCCGCGTTCGCGCCCGCGTCGAGCCGACTCCGGGCGTCCGCGACCTCACCACCGCCGTACACGCACGGGGCGGCGTCGTCGGCGTCGTCTCCGGCGGGTTCCACGAGATCCTCGACGACGTCGCACCGGGGCTCGGCGTGGACCGGTGGCGGGCGAACCGCCTCGAGGTCGCCGACGGCGCGCTCACGGGGCGGGTGGGCGGTGACATCGTCGACGGCGCGGCCAAGGCCTTCTGGCTGCGCACCTGGGCGGAGGAGCTCGGCGTGGCGCCGCACGCGACCATCGCGATCGGCGACGGCGCCAACGATCTCCCGATGATGGCGGTCGCCGGCCTGGGGCTCGCTTTCAACGCCAAGCCCGCCGTCCGCGAGTCCGCGAGCCTGGTCATCGGCCCGGTCGACCTCGGAACGGTCATCCCGCTCCTCCCCTGA
- a CDS encoding type B 50S ribosomal protein L31, translating into MKTDIHPEYKAVVFRDLGSGETFLTRSTVTSDKTIELDGVEYPVIDVEISSASHPFYTGKQRIMDSAGRVEKFNQRFKGFGGSSK; encoded by the coding sequence ATGAAGACTGACATTCACCCCGAGTACAAGGCTGTCGTGTTCCGCGACCTGGGTTCGGGCGAGACCTTCCTTACCCGCTCCACCGTCACGAGCGACAAGACGATCGAGCTGGACGGCGTGGAGTACCCGGTGATCGACGTCGAGATCTCCTCGGCCTCGCACCCCTTCTACACGGGCAAGCAGCGCATCATGGACTCGGCCGGCCGCGTCGAGAAGTTCAACCAGCGCTTCAAGGGCTTCGGCGGCTCCTCCAAGTAA
- a CDS encoding ABC transporter ATP-binding protein, producing the protein MPIALEFTDVVVRREGRNIIDHVTWQVSDDQRWVILGPNGAGKTTLLQLADTLMHPTSGTVTVLGETLGRADVFEIRPRIGFASSAMAKRIPRDETVLNTVLTAAYSVLGRWNESYEDIDERRALRVLGDWRLAHLADRTFGTLSDGEQKRVQIARAVMTDPELLLLDEPTASLDLGSREELLALLGGYASAPTTPAMLMVTHHVEEIPVGFTHVLLIRDGAVVAAGPIAETLTADALGETFGMPIALSSEDGRYSARAAS; encoded by the coding sequence ATGCCGATCGCTCTGGAGTTCACCGACGTCGTCGTGCGCCGAGAGGGGCGCAACATCATCGATCACGTGACCTGGCAGGTCTCTGACGATCAGCGATGGGTGATCCTCGGGCCGAACGGTGCGGGGAAGACGACCCTGCTGCAGCTCGCCGACACGCTGATGCACCCCACCTCGGGCACGGTCACCGTCCTCGGCGAGACACTCGGACGCGCCGACGTCTTCGAGATCCGTCCGCGGATCGGGTTCGCATCGTCCGCCATGGCCAAGCGCATCCCGCGTGACGAGACGGTGCTCAACACCGTCCTCACGGCGGCGTACTCCGTGCTCGGGCGCTGGAACGAGAGCTACGAGGACATCGATGAGCGGCGTGCGCTGCGCGTGCTGGGCGACTGGCGTCTCGCGCACCTCGCCGACCGCACCTTCGGCACGCTGAGCGACGGCGAGCAGAAGCGCGTGCAGATCGCCCGGGCGGTCATGACGGACCCGGAGCTCCTGCTGCTCGACGAGCCGACGGCCTCGCTCGACCTCGGGTCGCGCGAGGAGCTGCTGGCTCTGCTCGGCGGCTATGCGTCGGCGCCGACGACGCCCGCGATGCTCATGGTCACCCACCACGTCGAGGAGATCCCCGTCGGGTTCACGCACGTGCTGCTGATCCGCGACGGCGCCGTGGTCGCCGCGGGCCCGATCGCGGAGACGCTCACCGCGGACGCCCTCGGCGAGACCTTCGGCATGCCGATCGCGCTCAGCAGCGAGGACGGGCGCTACTCCGCCCGCGCCGCCTCCTGA
- a CDS encoding alpha/beta fold hydrolase — MTMTTVIRRRLLDLAVEEHTLTVPLVWDDPADTRTIDVFARVVAREGGEALPYLVFLQGGPGHEAPRPFHSSAAPAWLDQALAHYRLVLLDQRGTGLSSPVGDGDLAQGAEGVAEYLTHLRADAIVRDCEALREHLGASTWSVLGQSFGGFTTLAYLSTHADSLDDVFITGGLSTVERDPDEVYALCYDKMRTASERYYRRFPEHRDVMRRLIDLADAGDLVLPDGEVVSRSRLRSVGSALGTDDGWQTVWSLLERDPASNAFRHDLQHAMPFGGRNPLYYAFHESSYANGHTTRWSAERVEPTDFRDDPTLFTGEHIRREWADTVPALQPWREVTSILAEHPWPRIYDTAALAASGATGAAAVYVNDVYVPVEFSLETARLLPGVTPWVTSEHEHNGLRTGPVLERLIDLAHGRRLR; from the coding sequence GTGACCATGACCACTGTCATCCGCCGCCGCCTGCTCGACCTCGCCGTCGAGGAGCACACGCTCACGGTCCCCCTCGTCTGGGACGACCCGGCAGACACCCGCACGATCGACGTGTTCGCCCGCGTCGTCGCACGCGAGGGCGGCGAGGCGCTCCCCTATCTGGTCTTCCTGCAGGGCGGGCCGGGCCACGAGGCGCCGCGCCCCTTCCACTCCTCCGCGGCACCGGCGTGGCTGGATCAGGCCCTCGCGCACTACCGGCTCGTGCTCCTGGACCAGCGCGGCACCGGCCTCTCCTCCCCCGTCGGCGACGGCGACCTCGCGCAGGGCGCCGAAGGCGTCGCCGAGTACCTGACGCACCTGCGTGCCGATGCCATCGTGCGCGACTGCGAGGCACTGCGGGAGCATCTGGGGGCATCGACCTGGAGCGTCCTCGGTCAGTCGTTCGGCGGCTTCACGACGCTGGCCTACTTGTCCACCCACGCGGATTCCCTCGACGACGTCTTCATAACCGGCGGTCTCAGCACGGTCGAGCGCGATCCGGACGAGGTGTACGCGCTCTGCTACGACAAGATGCGCACGGCGTCCGAGCGGTACTACCGGCGCTTCCCGGAGCACCGCGACGTCATGCGACGCCTGATCGATCTCGCGGACGCCGGTGACCTCGTCCTCCCCGACGGCGAGGTCGTATCGCGTTCACGCCTCCGCTCGGTCGGCTCCGCTCTCGGCACCGACGACGGCTGGCAGACGGTCTGGTCGCTGCTGGAGCGGGATCCCGCGTCCAACGCCTTCCGGCACGACCTCCAGCACGCCATGCCCTTCGGCGGCCGCAACCCGCTGTACTACGCCTTCCACGAGTCGAGCTATGCGAACGGACACACCACGCGGTGGTCCGCCGAGCGCGTCGAGCCGACCGATTTCCGCGACGATCCGACGCTCTTCACGGGCGAGCACATCCGCCGCGAGTGGGCCGACACCGTCCCGGCGCTGCAGCCCTGGCGGGAGGTGACGTCGATCCTGGCGGAGCACCCCTGGCCGCGGATCTACGACACCGCCGCCCTCGCCGCCTCCGGGGCGACGGGCGCGGCCGCCGTGTACGTGAACGACGTGTACGTGCCCGTGGAGTTCTCGCTGGAGACCGCCCGTCTCCTCCCCGGCGTGACGCCCTGGGTGACGAGCGAGCACGAGCACAACGGCCTGCGGACGGGGCCCGTGCTGGAGCGACTGATCGACCTCGCCCACGGACGCCGCCTCCGCTGA
- a CDS encoding DUF262 domain-containing protein — protein MSTATNVEATAVNTIEWLAAGRTTIVVPVYQRQYRWDIGGCERLLSDVRAVAAEDDAHRHFIGSILSAEDGSGPDADLILIDGQQRLTTLMLLVAALHHAVRDRDPELAADLARVLVRPDDPERTKLRPHDAWADLYESVVLDRRDDVDRESRFDDNYAFFRSQIHADEVPFIWQGLQRLEHVSITLGAQANAQQIFESLNSTGEPLRDHELIHNYILMGLNHAEQLDVEARFWLPIEQHTGEAIGAFWRHYLVLVTGREVAANGEHGVYSAFRQSFPRVDVAHLQADAETWRHYAEIYGILLDPTKEQDPEIARQLRYVNTFGRSSSPLVMSAYSDHARGLIDRSQLLETLEWLQAMFLRRALVNLPAERLIARLCRARRDGHDALARAIARITPSDERVSAVLKYSELPYPAYVLGRLEGVDDVDGFDVEHIVPAVPGDAWSGDGVRPWSEHSEDEQNSHRALAPTLGNLTLLEQGLTERVFGASFPAKRDEAYARSAVPATRALAAEESWGTAAITARTVALTDDLVRVWARPALPEIDDDGLTPILDAVRRRGWPAGWEREFDYVEYRGERWEVYDVKHLFNRVFRRAWTDTTEAALAYCATHGGPIYRDKAWKGQWDDLDDTHFLYMGWDSNYMMTAVQGVLDESGIAAEVFVKYSYIGNVM, from the coding sequence ATGAGCACCGCGACCAACGTCGAGGCGACGGCAGTCAACACGATCGAATGGCTCGCGGCGGGACGCACGACCATCGTCGTCCCGGTCTACCAGCGGCAGTACCGCTGGGACATCGGCGGCTGCGAGCGGCTCCTCTCCGACGTCAGGGCGGTGGCGGCGGAAGACGACGCGCATCGCCACTTCATCGGTTCGATCCTCTCCGCCGAGGACGGCTCCGGTCCGGACGCCGACCTCATCCTCATCGACGGGCAGCAGCGCCTCACCACGCTCATGCTCCTCGTCGCCGCGCTGCATCACGCGGTGCGAGACCGCGATCCGGAGCTCGCCGCCGACCTCGCCCGCGTGCTGGTCCGCCCCGACGATCCCGAGCGCACGAAGCTCCGTCCGCACGACGCCTGGGCCGATCTCTACGAGTCGGTCGTGCTCGATCGCCGGGACGACGTCGACCGCGAATCGCGCTTCGACGACAACTACGCGTTCTTCCGCAGCCAGATCCATGCCGACGAGGTGCCGTTCATCTGGCAGGGGCTGCAGCGCCTGGAGCACGTCTCGATCACGCTCGGCGCCCAGGCCAACGCGCAGCAGATCTTCGAGAGCCTGAACTCCACCGGCGAGCCGCTGCGGGATCACGAGCTGATCCACAACTACATCCTCATGGGGCTGAACCACGCCGAGCAGTTGGATGTGGAAGCGCGGTTCTGGCTGCCGATCGAGCAGCACACGGGCGAGGCGATCGGCGCGTTCTGGCGCCACTACCTCGTGCTCGTGACGGGGCGTGAGGTGGCGGCGAACGGCGAGCACGGCGTGTACAGCGCCTTCCGCCAGTCGTTCCCGCGCGTCGACGTCGCCCACCTCCAGGCCGACGCCGAGACGTGGCGGCACTATGCGGAGATCTACGGCATCCTCCTCGATCCGACGAAGGAGCAGGACCCGGAGATCGCGCGGCAGCTGAGGTACGTGAACACGTTCGGACGCTCCTCCTCCCCGCTGGTCATGAGCGCCTACAGCGATCACGCGCGTGGCCTCATCGACCGGAGTCAGCTCCTCGAGACGCTCGAGTGGCTGCAGGCGATGTTCCTCCGTCGCGCGCTCGTGAACCTTCCCGCCGAACGCCTGATCGCCCGTCTTTGCCGTGCCCGTCGCGACGGACACGACGCCCTCGCCCGCGCCATCGCGCGCATCACCCCGTCGGACGAGCGGGTCAGCGCCGTGCTCAAATACAGCGAGCTGCCGTATCCGGCCTACGTGCTCGGTCGGCTCGAGGGCGTCGACGACGTGGACGGCTTCGACGTCGAGCACATCGTGCCCGCCGTGCCCGGCGACGCCTGGTCCGGCGACGGCGTGCGTCCCTGGAGCGAGCACTCCGAGGACGAGCAGAACAGCCACCGCGCCCTCGCACCGACCCTCGGCAACCTCACGCTGCTGGAACAGGGGCTAACGGAGCGGGTGTTCGGCGCTTCCTTCCCCGCCAAACGCGATGAGGCCTACGCCCGCAGCGCGGTACCGGCCACCCGCGCCCTCGCCGCGGAGGAATCCTGGGGCACGGCGGCCATCACCGCACGAACAGTGGCGCTGACGGACGACCTCGTCCGCGTGTGGGCACGGCCCGCGCTGCCCGAGATCGACGACGACGGCCTCACCCCGATCCTCGACGCCGTGCGCCGCCGCGGCTGGCCCGCGGGGTGGGAGCGCGAGTTCGACTACGTGGAGTACCGCGGCGAGCGGTGGGAGGTCTACGACGTCAAGCACCTGTTCAACCGTGTGTTCCGTCGCGCCTGGACCGACACGACCGAGGCCGCTCTGGCGTACTGCGCGACCCACGGCGGCCCGATCTACCGCGACAAGGCGTGGAAGGGGCAGTGGGACGACCTCGATGACACGCACTTCCTCTACATGGGCTGGGACTCGAACTACATGATGACGGCCGTCCAGGGCGTCCTCGACGAGTCGGGCATCGCCGCGGAGGTCTTCGTGAAGTACTCCTACATCGGGAATGTGATGTGA
- a CDS encoding DUF3145 domain-containing protein: protein MATAYARGVVFIHSAPRALCPHLEWAVGRAIGRAVNFDWTEQPVLTGARRAEFYWDGPVGTGAALATAIRGWEHLRFEVTEDPTPRSDGGRWLHTPDLGIHYAQTDAAGNIVIGEDRIRYAMEIAAGNAVELQRELDIALGSAWDEELEPFRHASDDARVVWLHKVG from the coding sequence ATGGCGACGGCTTACGCACGCGGAGTGGTGTTCATCCACTCGGCGCCTCGCGCGCTCTGCCCGCACCTGGAATGGGCGGTGGGTCGCGCTATCGGGCGTGCGGTGAACTTCGACTGGACCGAGCAGCCCGTGCTGACCGGCGCGCGCCGCGCCGAGTTCTACTGGGACGGTCCCGTCGGTACCGGTGCTGCCCTCGCGACCGCGATCCGGGGCTGGGAGCACCTCCGATTCGAGGTGACGGAAGACCCGACGCCGCGCAGTGACGGCGGTCGGTGGCTGCACACGCCGGACCTCGGCATCCACTACGCCCAGACCGATGCCGCCGGCAACATCGTCATCGGCGAGGACCGCATCCGCTACGCGATGGAGATCGCCGCGGGCAACGCCGTCGAGCTGCAGCGCGAGCTCGACATCGCCCTGGGCTCCGCCTGGGACGAGGAGCTGGAGCCCTTCCGTCACGCCAGCGACGACGCGCGCGTCGTCTGGCTCCACAAGGTCGGCTGA
- a CDS encoding glucose-1-phosphate adenylyltransferase has protein sequence MSAPKKVFGIILAGGEGKRLMPLTADRAKPAVPFGGQYRLIDFAISNLINSGLRQIVVLTQYKSHSLDRHISQTWRMSALLDSYVASVPAQQRLGKRWFSGSADAILQSMNLINDEKPDIVVVIGADHVYRMDFRQMLEAHIESGAKATVAGIRQPLALASQFGVIDADPESGRIRQFLEKPTDATGLSDSPHEVLASMGNYIFDTDALIAAVEADGELPTSSHDMGGDIVPYFVDRGEAGYYDMKQNEVPGSSPRDRSYWRDVGTIDSFFDAHRDLISTLPIFNLYNMEWPIHSQAVNSPPAKFVRDSVGRIGNAIDSIVSLGSVLSGTHLERSVVGPWTLAGGGSTITDSVVFDHVHVGQGARVHRAILDKNVVLADGATVGVDRERDLARGFTVTESGITVVGKGVFIER, from the coding sequence ATGTCCGCTCCAAAGAAGGTCTTCGGGATCATCCTCGCCGGCGGCGAGGGCAAGCGACTCATGCCGCTGACGGCCGACCGCGCAAAACCGGCCGTCCCGTTCGGCGGCCAGTACCGCCTGATCGACTTCGCCATCTCGAACCTCATCAACTCCGGGCTGAGACAGATCGTCGTCCTGACCCAGTACAAGTCGCACAGCCTCGACCGGCACATCTCGCAGACGTGGCGGATGTCGGCGCTGCTCGACTCGTACGTCGCCTCGGTCCCGGCCCAGCAGCGGCTCGGCAAGCGGTGGTTCTCCGGATCCGCCGACGCGATCCTGCAGAGCATGAACCTGATCAACGACGAGAAGCCCGACATCGTCGTCGTGATCGGCGCCGACCACGTCTATCGGATGGACTTCCGCCAGATGCTCGAGGCGCACATCGAGTCCGGCGCGAAGGCGACGGTCGCGGGCATCCGTCAGCCGCTCGCCCTGGCGTCCCAGTTCGGGGTCATCGACGCCGATCCGGAGTCCGGACGCATCCGGCAGTTCCTCGAGAAGCCCACCGACGCCACGGGTCTGTCGGACTCCCCGCACGAAGTGCTGGCCTCCATGGGCAACTACATCTTCGACACCGACGCCCTCATCGCGGCGGTCGAGGCCGACGGCGAGCTGCCGACGTCGAGTCATGACATGGGCGGCGACATCGTCCCGTACTTCGTCGACCGCGGCGAGGCCGGCTACTACGACATGAAGCAGAACGAGGTCCCGGGGTCTTCCCCGCGCGACCGCTCGTACTGGCGCGACGTGGGGACGATCGACTCGTTCTTCGACGCGCACCGGGACCTGATCTCGACGCTTCCGATCTTCAACCTCTACAACATGGAGTGGCCGATCCACTCGCAGGCGGTCAACTCCCCGCCGGCGAAGTTCGTCCGCGACTCCGTAGGGCGGATCGGCAACGCGATCGACTCGATCGTCTCGCTGGGGTCGGTGCTCTCCGGCACGCACCTCGAACGCAGCGTCGTGGGGCCGTGGACCCTGGCCGGCGGCGGCTCGACCATCACGGACTCCGTGGTGTTCGATCACGTCCACGTCGGTCAGGGCGCCCGCGTGCACCGCGCGATCCTCGACAAGAACGTCGTGCTCGCCGACGGCGCCACGGTCGGCGTCGACCGCGAACGCGATCTCGCCCGCGGGTTCACGGTCACGGAGTCGGGGATCACAGTCGTGGGCAAGGGCGTGTTCATCGAACGCTGA